In Mastomys coucha isolate ucsf_1 unplaced genomic scaffold, UCSF_Mcou_1 pScaffold5, whole genome shotgun sequence, one genomic interval encodes:
- the Wdr90 gene encoding WD repeat-containing protein 90 isoform X4: MASAEAGSASYSAMAGGSGAREARCRPVSRLGSPGSEVPAASLTGLRAEARPVGGGGGSRRTAQDRCSGGVLSAAWQHPFLNVFRHFRVDEWKRSSKEGDVAVVTDKVLKSAVYRIRGSVSASNYIQLPRTSTQSLGLTGRYLYVLFRPLSSKHFVIHLDVATEDGQVIRVSFSNLFKEFKSSATWLQFPFVLEAKSPRRGGDLTGVPPPRARWTCLQLDLRDVLMSYLSRHYSHLKSIRLCASLLVRNLYTSDLCFDPAVTVTEARRAKLSVNPMPREMAFPVPKGESWHDHYIHIRFPSDGSKAPNEQVEKNCSRPEAVFLGHMSQRLPHPVVFGKPLLRSRSPVAQTSSPALPCQVLSASSRLPEVSLKYPEVSSVNAFSIRGQRPSAWDEVTDAHTVAGGKHVLADKSSGVPMALSDIGSCKPFLPDPVLRLKGVIGFGGHSTQWALWTKDGVAVVYPCHAVIVVLQIDTGQQRFFLGHTDKVSALALNGSDTVLASAQVQPPSMVRLWDFQTGGCLSLFRSPLHTICSLSFSGSGALLCGVGKDRHGRTVVVAWDTDQLGLGGEVVVLAKVHTDFDVQTFHIAFFDETRMASCGRGSVRLWRLWGGVLRSCAVDLGEYCSLELTDLAFAQAPDGHCAPSASVLFVCSRSGHILEIDHQRMAVQHVRRLLPAQSPDVPLTEKQNFSMGPGIAISSLSVSTTTCAVGSEDGYLRLWPLDFSSVLLEAEHDGPVSSVSFSPDGLRVLSTTTSGHLGFLDVPSREYTVLARSHMAPVLALSTELNRGQMATVSLDHTVRIWDLATLQQLYDFSSSEDTPCAVAFHPTMPSFFCGFRSGAVRSFSLENSRVLVEHTRHRGAITSLVITPDGRFLFSSCSQGSLVQYSCAVSRCCVLRVAANMVCQDGRPNPNILAVSGDSCRLAFVGPSKCMVTIVELASLDELLHVDVSTHLDWAVAVCFSPGNSGHLLVSTASNKVVVLDAVSGHAIRELSSVRSRACSSLALSEDARLLLAATGQTITVWDYPTQVNPSCQVYIGHSEPVHAVAFTPDQLQVISVGDAIFLWDILATPERDGSDPEAPPVHEADSSAGQRKDLASGASGLPRQQVPIPSPASPSPLSTHDRLLEGSTGTFSISDEEGLCEENHISEAFLQGQAPTLPVLVEKEASGAGDAPREAAKSSWTPAELPGHHSQMSEWSLRSGKAGLPTRPDSYKHFTARYKACTRVKSVSFPPTGREQLRLKAVVGYNGNGRANMVWRPDTGFFAYTCGRLVVVEDLHSGTQRHWLGHSQEISTLALNQDGQILASASCCGHTAACCQIRIWDVPKGLCRQLLSHHDTAVQALAFSPDDEFLVTLGDYADRNLALWSMATYELLSSTRLLEPVHGVAFNPWDANELICVGTSAITFWLLQHHGADTSFQVHREPVPEELGASELTSLCYGASPLLYCGSSSGQICVWDTGTGHCFLAWEADDGEIGVLLCSGSRLISGSNTKRLRLWAVGVVPELRRKGSSARSSSVFMERELTLDGAVVSASFDSGMDMGVVGTTAGTIWYINWTEGTSTRLISGHRTKVNEVVFSPSESHCATCGEDGSVRVWSLASMELVIQFQVLNQSCLCLSWTPPSCGLPEQQQVVAGYSDGTLRVFSISRTAMELKMHPHRTALTAIAFSTDGQTILSGDKDGLVAISHLCSGMTFRVLSDHRGAPISAIQSTSKEYGDLGIEGVELWLAASGDQRVSIWVSDWLQDRCELLEWLSFPAPALSEAPGLLPPSLAAFCPWDRATLVCVGLGAHEEAVFYSLRQKQVVQKTPLPFFAMSLSLSPGAQLMVVGFAECMLRLLDCAAGTAQDFEGHDDSVHLCRFTPSGRLLFTAAHNEILVWEVTGS; the protein is encoded by the exons ATGGCGTCCGCTGAGGCGGGAAGCGCGAGCTATAGCGCCATGGCTGGAGGTAGCGGCGCGCGCGAGGCGCGCTGTCGTCCGGTCTCGCGTCTTGGGAGTCCCGGGTCCGAGGTCCCCGCTGCGTCACTGACTGGACTTCGTGCAGAAGCCCGTCCCgtgggtggaggtggagggtCTCGGCGCACTGCCCAGGACCGGTGCTCAGGGGGCGTCCTTTCTGCAGCCTGGCAGCATCCTTTCCTCAACGTATTCAGACACTTCAGGGTGGATGAGTGGAAACGGTCCAGCAAAGAGGGAGATGTGGCTGTGGTGACG GACAAGGTCCTGAAGAGCGCTGTGTATCGCATCCGTGGGTCTGTATCTGCCAGCAACTACATCCAGCTCCCCAGAACGAGCACCCAGTCCCTGGGGCTGACTGGGCGGTACCTCTATGTGCTTTTCCGGCCCCTGTCTTCCAAGCACTTTGTCATCCACCTGGACGTGGCCACCGAG GACGGCCAGGTCATCCGTGTGTCTTTCTCCAACCTCTTTAAGGAGTTCAAGTCCTCCGCAACATGGCTTCAGTTCCCCTTTGTCCTCGAGGCCAAGTCACCCAGGAGAGGTGGTG ACCTGACAGGTGTACCTCCTCCTCGTGCCCGCTGGACCTGCCTGCAGCTGGACCTGCGAGATGTCCTGATGTCCTACCTGAGTCGGCACTATAGTCACCTCAAGAGCATCCGGCTGTGTGCCAGCCTGCTAGTCAGAAACCTCTACACCAGTGATCTGTGCTTTGATCCTG CTGTCACTGTCACTGAAGCCCGGCGTGCAAAGTTGTCTGTCAACCCTATGCCTCGAGAAATGGCTTTCCCGGTGCCAAAAGGGGAGAGCTGGCATGACCATTACATCCACATTCG GTTTCCAAGTGACGGCTCAAAGGCACCTAATGAGCAGGTTGAGAAGAACTGTTCCCGTCCAGAGGCAG TCTTCCTAGGTCATATGTCACAGCGCCTGCCTCATCCAGTGGTCTTTGGCAAACCTTTGCTGAGGAGTAGGTCCCCTGTGGCCCAGACATCTAGCCCTGCATTG CCGTGCCAGGTCCTTTCAGCATCCAGTCGTCTTCCAGAGGTCAGCCTAAAGTACCCAGAAGTCTCCAGTGTAAATGCCTTCAGTATCCGTGGCCAACGTCCTTCAGCCTGGGATGAGGTTACCGATGCACACACGGTGGCTGGTGGGAAACACGTTCTTGCTGACAAATCATCTGGAGTGCCCATGGCCCTTTCGGACATTGGCTCCTGTAAG CCCTTCCTCCCAGACCCAGTCCTGAGGCTCAAGGGAGTCATCGGCTTTGGGGGTCACAGCACCCAATGG GCTCTGTGGACCAAAGATGGTGTGGCTGTTGTTTACCCCTGCCATGCAGTCATAGTCGTCCTGCAGATTGACACTGGACAGCAGAGATTTTTCCTTGGTCACACCGACAAG GTCTCTGCCCTGGCGCTCAATGGCAGTGACACGGTGCTAGCCTCAGCTCAAGTACAGCCTCCCAGCATGGTGCGTCTCTGGGACTTCCAGACTGGGGGATGCCTGTCTCTCTTCAGAAGCCCACTGCACACCATCTGCTCCCTCAG CTTCTCTGGCAGTGGGGCACTCCTCTGCGGTGTGGGCAAGGACAGACACGGGAGGACG GTGGTGGTGGCCTGGGACACAGACCAGCTGGGCCTTGGCGGTGAGGTTGTGGTCCTGGCAAAAGTGCATACTGACTTTGATGTTCAGACCTTCCACATTGCCTTTTTTGATGAAACCAG GATGGCATCATGTGGTCGGGGCAGTGTGCGGCTGTGGCGGCTGTGGGGTGGTGTCCTTCGATCCTGCGCTGTGGACCTGGGGGAGTACTGTtcactggagctcactgaccTTGCCTTTGCACAGGCACCGGATGGCCACTGTGCACCCTCTGCTAGCGTGCT CTTTGTGTGCAGCCGTAGTGGTCACATCCTGGAAATTGACCACCAGCGCATGGCTGTGCAACACGTCCGCCGCTTGCTGCCCGCACAGTCCCCTGATGTTCCCCTCACCGAGAAGCAGAACTTCAGCATGG GCCCCGGCATTGCTATCAGTAGCCTCAGTGTCTCTACTACCACATGTGCTGTGGGCTCTGAGGATGGCTACCTGCGACTCTGGCCCCTGGACTTTTCCTCAGTGCTCCTAGAGGCCG AACACGATGGCCCTGTCAGTTCAGTCTCCTTCAGTCCCGATGGCCTGCGTGTGCTGTCCACCACCACTTCAGGCCACCTGGGCTTTCTGGATGTCCCCTCCCGGGAGTATACTGTGTTGGCGCGGTCCCACATGGCCCCAGTGTTGGCGCTTTCTACAGAACTGAACCGGGGACAGATGGCCACTGTGTCCCTTGACCACACTGTCCGCATCTGGGACCTGGCTACCCTACAGCAG CTGTATGACTTCTCATCCTCTGAGGATACTCCTTGTGCTGTAGCCTTTCACCCCACAATGCCGAGCTTCTTCTGTGGCTTCAGGAGTGGGGCCGTGCGGTCCTTCAGCTTGGAGAACTCCAGAGTCCTGGTAGAACACAC GCGTCACCGAGGGGCCATCACCAGCCTGGTCATCACCCCTGACGGCAGATTCCTGTTCAGCTCCTGCTCTCAGGGCTCCCTAGTCCAGTACAGCTGTGCTGTCTCCCGATGCTGCGTCCTACGTGTGGCAG CTAACATGGTCTGTCAGGATGGTCGCCCCAACCCCAATATTCTGGCAGTCAGTGGAGACAGCTGCCGGCTGGCCTTTGTGGGCCCCTCCAAGTGCATGGTGACAATTGTGGAGTTGGCCTCCTTGGATGAG CTACTCCATGTTGATGTCAGCACCCACCTGGACTGGGCTGTGGCTGTCTGCTTCAGCCCTGGGAACTCAGGCCATCTGCTGGTGTCCACGGCCTCTAACAAGGTTGTGGTACTGGATGCTGTGTCAGGACACGCTATCCGAGAG TTATCTAGCGTCCGCTCCAGAGCCTGCTCCTCCCTGGCCCTCAGTGAGGATGCTCGTTTGCTGCTGGCAGCCACTGGCCAGACCATTACAGTGTGGGATTATCCAACACAGGTGAACCCCAGCTGCCAG GTATACATCGGCCACTCAGAGCCTGTGCACGCTGTAGCCTTCACACCTGATCAGCTGCAGGTCATCAGTGTGGGAGATGCCATCTTCCTCTGGGACATCCTGGCCACCCCTGAGAG AGATGGAAGTGATCCTGAGGCCCCCCCAGTGCATGAGGCTG ACTCTAGTGCAGGCCAGCGGAAGGACCTGGCATCTGGGGCCAGTGGACTCCCTCGGCAGCAAGTGCCCATACCGTCTCCAGCATCCCCGTCCCCACTGAGTACCCATGACAGGCTTCTTGAAGGAAGTACTG GCACCTTCTCCATATCTGATGAGGAAGGACTCTGTGAGGAGAACCATATTTCTGAGGCATTCCTCCAAGGCCAGGCCCCGACCCTACCTGTGCTTGTGGAGAAGGAGGCCAGTGGTGCTGGGGATGCTCCTCGGGAGGCTGCAAAGAGCTCTTGGACACCTGCAGAGCTTCCCGGTCACCACAGCCAAATGA GTGAATGGAGCCTTCGGAGTGGAAAGGCTGGGCTCCCAACCCGCCCAGATTCCTACAAGCACTTCACTGCTCGATATAAGGCCTGTACACGGGTTAAG AgcgtctccttccctcccactggcAGAGAGCAGCTGCGACTGAAGGCCGTCGTGGGCTACAATGGGAATGGGCGGGCCAACATGGTCTGGAGGCCGGACACAG GCTTCTTTGCCTACACATGTGGTCGCCTGGTGGTAGTGGAGGACCTGCATTCTGGCACCCAGCGGCACTGGCTTGGCCATTCCCAGGAGATCTCTACTCTCGCACTCAACCAGGATGGCCAG AtcttggcctctgcctcctgctgtggCCACACAGCTGCCTGCTGCCAGATCCGAATTTGGGATGTTCCCAAGGGCCTCTGTCGGCAACTCCTTTCCCACCATGACACAGCTGTGCAAGCTCTGGCTTTCTCACCAGATGATGAGTTCCTTGTAACGTTGG GGGACTATGCTGACCGGAACCTTGCCCTGTGGAGCATGGCCACCTATGAACTCCTGTCATCCACTCGCCTCCTGGAGCCTGTGCATGGTGTAGCCTTTAACCCATGGGATGCCAATGAGCTCATCTGTGTGGGCACAAGTGCCATCACCTTCTGGCTCCTGCAGCACCATGGGGCAGACACCAGCTTCCAG GTACACCGAGAGCCAGTCCCTGAGGAACTGGGGGCGTCTGAGTTGACCTCACTCTGCTATGGGGCCAGCCCTCTGCTCTACTGCGGTTCTAGCTCTGGCCAGATCTGTGTCTGGGACACTGGCACTGGCCACTGCTTCTTGGCCTGGGAGGCTGATGATGGGGAGATTG GAGTGCTGCTGTGTTCAGGCTCTAGACTAATCAGTGGAAGTAACACAAAAAGGCTGCGCCTTTGGGCTGTGGGAGTTGTGCCAGAGCTGAGGCGCAAAGGCTCCAGTGCCAG ATCCAGTTCTGTTTTCATGGAGCGTGAGCTGACCCTGGATGGGGCTGTTGTGAGTGCCAGCTTTGACAGTGGCATGGACATGGGTGTGGTGGGCACCACAGCTGGCACAATCTGGTACATCAACTGGACAGAGGGCACTAGCACCCGCCTCATCAGTGGCCACAGGACCAAG GTAAACGAGGTGGTCTTCAGCCCCAGTGAATCTCACTGTGCCACCTGTGGCGAGGATGGGAGCGTGAGAGTGTGGTCTTTGGCCAGCATGGAGCTGGTGATCCAGTTTCAGGTGCTGAACCAG agctgcctctgcctttcgTGGACGCCCCCATCCTGTGGACTCCCAGAGCAGCAGCAGGTGGTGGCTGGCTATAGTGATGGCACACTTCGAGTCTTCAGCATCTCTCGTACTGCAATGGAACTCAAGATGCACCCCCACCGGACCGCTCTGACAGCCATTGCCTTCTCCACTGATG GTCAGACCATCCTATCTGGAGATAAGGACGGACTTGTGGCTATAAGCCACCTCTGCTCAGGGATGACCTTCCGTGTGCTCAGTGACCACCGGGGTGCTCCCATCTCTGCTATCCAGAGCACAAGCAAAGAA TATGGAGACCTAGGGATAGAGGGTGTAGAACTGTGGCTGGCTGCGAGTGGGGACCAGCGTGTCAGCATCTGGGTCTCTGATTGGCTCCAGGACCGCTGTGAGCTCCTGGAATGGTTGAGCTTTCCTGCACCTGCCCTCTCGGAG GCTCCGGGCCTCCTGCCCCCCTCTCTTGCTGCCTTCTGCCCTTGGGATAGGGCAACACTGGTGTGTGTCGGCCTCGGCGCACATGAAGAGGCAGTCTTCTACAGCCTCCGCCAAAAGCAG GTGGTACAGAAGACACCTCTGCCCTTCTTTGCCATGTCCTTGAGCCTGTCCCCAGGGGCTCAGCTCATGGTGGTTGGTTTTGCTG AATGCATGCTGAGGCTCCTAGACTGTGCAGCAGGGACTGCCCAGGACTTTGAAGGTCATGATGACTCGGTACACCTGTGTAGGTTCACACCATCCGGCAGACTGCTCTTCACTGCTGCTCACAACGAGATCCTGGTGTGGGAAGTCACTGGCTCCTGA